In the Ferribacterium limneticum genome, CCTCCCCCGAAAACGCCGCAAGGAAGCCCGCCCGTCGGAACTTCTTGGTGCAGCCCTCCATCAATTCGTCGAAAAAGGCTTCACTGCCACCCGATTGGAAGATGTCGCGGCCCAAGCCGGGGTCTCGAAGGGGACGCTCTACCTCTATTACGAGAACAAGGAAGCGCTGTTCAAGGCGGTAATTCAGGAAGGCGTCATCCCGATCATTGCCGAAAACGAGGCCATCGCCGCCAAACACACCAGCACCAGTTTTGACCTGCTGGAAAAACTGCTCGACAACTGGTGGACCAAGATCGGCCAGACCACTTTCGCCGGTATTCCAAAATTGATGGTGGCCGAAGCCCGGAACTTCCCTGAACTGGCTACTTTCTATTACGAAAATGTCATCAACCGCAGCCGTGCGCTGGTCGGATCGACGCTGCGCCGCGGCATGGAGAGCGGTGAATTCCGCCAGATGGACGTTGAAACGACGATTGACGTACTCATCGCGCCGATTCTGATGCTGTTGATCTGGCGTTATTCGATGAATTGCTGCCAGGGCAGCCAAACCGATCCGCAGCATTATCTGCAGATCCACATGGATATCCTGCGGCAAGGTTTGCGCAGGCTGGAAAAAGAGAGTCAGGTATAATTTTGATTTGTCGGAACCAATATATTAGCTTGTGCTAATATTCTGCCTGCGGAGACCCAAATGAACATCGAGCAAGCGCGCTTCAATATGATCGAACAGCAGATCCGGCCCTGGGAGGTTCTGGATCCGCAGGTTCTCGACCTGCTCTTCGTCGTCAAGCGCGAAGACTTCACCCCCCCGGCCTATCGCAACCTCGCGTTCGCCGACATGGAAATCCCGCTGGGCGGCGGTCAGGTCATGCTGGCACCGAAGATCGAAGCCAAAATGCTGCAGGAACTGGTGCTCAAGAAGACCGACAAGGTTCTCGAAATCGGTACCGGCAGCGGTTACATGGCTGCCCTGCTGGCCGCCCGCGCCGAGCATGTGGTCACCATCGAATCTCGCCCCGAACTGGCTGCCATCGCCAAGGAAAACCTTGAGCGTGCCGGTGTCGCCAATGCCACCGTCGAAATCGGCAACGGCGCCGAAGGCTGGTCGCAGCGCGGCCCCTACGACGCCATCGTCGTCTCCGGTTCGCTGCCGAGCGTTCCCGCCTCGCTGCTCAAGCAACTGCGCGTTGGTGGCCGTTTGGCCGTGGTCGTTGGCGAAGCACCGGTCATGGAAGCCCAGCTGATCACCTGTACGGGTGACGGCATCTATAACACCGTCAACCTGTTCGAAACCGTCATTCCTGCTCTTGACGGTACCGAAACCAAGGCCAGCTTCACCTTCTGATGAAACAGGTTCGCGCTCAACAACTGGCAGAATGGCTGGCCGACGAAGCCCGGCCCAACCCCGTTCTGCTCGATGTGCGCGAACCGTGGGAACTTGAGCTCTGCCAGTTGTCTGGTTCGCAGCACATCCCCATGCATCTGGTCCCGACGCGCTGCGATGAAATCGACTCCGGTCAGGATATCGTCGTTATCTGCCATCACGGCGGCCGCAGCATGCAGGTCGCCATGTTTCTTGAACGCAAGGGCTTTGGTGCTGTGTACAACCTGATGGGCGGTGTCGAGGCCTGGGCAGGCGAAGTCGACCCGAACATGCGTCGTTATTGAGGAAGGCATGAAAAAACTCGCCTGGTTGATCGTTTCGCCCTTGTTCGCCTCCCCGCTCTTCGCGGCTGACCTGATGCAGGTCTATCGCGAAGCTCAGGATAACGATCCGACCTTTGCCACTGCCCGCTCGACCCTCGATGCCGGGCGCGAGAAGTCGCCACAGGCCCGCGCCGGGCTGTTGCCCAGCCTGACCTTGTCCGGTAACACCGTGTGGAACGAGAATGAAATCTCAACCCACAATGGCCCGACCATCGCCAAGCCGCATTACAACTCCAACGGCTACCAGCTGACGCTCAGCCAGCCGCTGTTCCGCTGGCAAAACTGGGTTTCCTACGACCAATCGAAGCTGCAGGTAGCCCAGGCTGAAGCCAATTTCGTCCAGGCTCGCCAGGATCTGATCCTGCGCGTTTCCCAGGCCTATTTCGACG is a window encoding:
- a CDS encoding protein-L-isoaspartate O-methyltransferase family protein → MNIEQARFNMIEQQIRPWEVLDPQVLDLLFVVKREDFTPPAYRNLAFADMEIPLGGGQVMLAPKIEAKMLQELVLKKTDKVLEIGTGSGYMAALLAARAEHVVTIESRPELAAIAKENLERAGVANATVEIGNGAEGWSQRGPYDAIVVSGSLPSVPASLLKQLRVGGRLAVVVGEAPVMEAQLITCTGDGIYNTVNLFETVIPALDGTETKASFTF
- a CDS encoding TetR/AcrR family transcriptional regulator, with translation MLAAPPLPRKRRKEARPSELLGAALHQFVEKGFTATRLEDVAAQAGVSKGTLYLYYENKEALFKAVIQEGVIPIIAENEAIAAKHTSTSFDLLEKLLDNWWTKIGQTTFAGIPKLMVAEARNFPELATFYYENVINRSRALVGSTLRRGMESGEFRQMDVETTIDVLIAPILMLLIWRYSMNCCQGSQTDPQHYLQIHMDILRQGLRRLEKESQV
- a CDS encoding rhodanese-like domain-containing protein; its protein translation is MKQVRAQQLAEWLADEARPNPVLLDVREPWELELCQLSGSQHIPMHLVPTRCDEIDSGQDIVVICHHGGRSMQVAMFLERKGFGAVYNLMGGVEAWAGEVDPNMRRY